GGGATCAATCCCGACCTGCACGCTTCTGGCAGTGGTGCACACCACGCCATCTGCCAGAACCTGATAGGCCATCTCGAAACTGCTCTTTCCGATGCGAACAATTTTCGTTTCAACCTGCACACGCTGCCCCAGCTTGATTTCGCGTTTGAAATCCAGGCTGATGTGGGCCAGCACGAAATTGAAATTCGGGATGCCTGCCAGTCTCGCTTCGGTGACCAGCTGCATGCGGGCCACTTCCAGGTACTGCACATAGGCAGCATTGTTGATGTGACCCAGCATGTCGGTATCTCCGAACCGGATCTGGATGTCAGTGACGAGTGGGCTGGGCATACGCTTCAGTGTAACAAGGCCACTTCGTGTTTGACGATAACAAAGAT
This DNA window, taken from Deinococcus cellulosilyticus NBRC 106333 = KACC 11606, encodes the following:
- a CDS encoding acyl-CoA thioesterase, with protein sequence MPSPLVTDIQIRFGDTDMLGHINNAAYVQYLEVARMQLVTEARLAGIPNFNFVLAHISLDFKREIKLGQRVQVETKIVRIGKSSFEMAYQVLADGVVCTTARSVQVGIDPQTMSSAVLPDPVREFLSRFLTPQEEV